Proteins from a single region of Lelliottia sp. JS-SCA-14:
- a CDS encoding PLP-dependent aminotransferase family protein, with protein sequence MSKNKLASSVQSLQSSAIRELLKHSKMPGVISLGGGIPNPDLFDHEGLQIAADAVLSRHFGEAFQYGLSEGYPELRSAIGQICVERGIACQADDVVITSGSQQSLDILARALINPGDTVVVESPTYLAALQVFSLAQANLESVGTDGEGMKVDELEALVSRKTIKAVYIVPTFGNPGGVTLSENRRKQLVELSKRYDFVIIEDDPYSEINYTSDVFRPLMAHAKAIGNEENVVYTSTFSKILAPGTRVGWLVVPEWLKRAVVNLKQTTDLHTSTLSQLMTFEYLQTGRLAGQIALIRDAYRQKYQTFATELENELGDVLTFHKPKGGMFLWAKFNNGLNTTEWLAKTLANGVVFVPGEFFYCSNPDHSTLRMSFVTATDEQLKEAVRRLKISL encoded by the coding sequence ATGTCTAAGAACAAACTCGCCAGCAGCGTGCAAAGCCTGCAATCTTCCGCCATCCGTGAATTGTTAAAACACAGCAAAATGCCGGGAGTGATCTCCCTCGGCGGCGGCATTCCGAATCCCGATCTTTTCGATCACGAAGGATTACAGATCGCGGCCGATGCCGTGTTATCCCGCCATTTTGGCGAGGCCTTTCAGTATGGCCTGAGCGAGGGCTATCCGGAACTGCGTAGCGCCATCGGCCAGATCTGCGTTGAGCGCGGGATCGCCTGCCAGGCCGATGACGTGGTCATCACCTCCGGCTCGCAGCAGTCGCTGGATATTCTGGCGCGTGCGCTCATCAACCCTGGCGACACCGTCGTCGTGGAAAGCCCGACCTATCTCGCCGCACTGCAGGTCTTTAGCCTGGCGCAGGCCAATCTTGAATCCGTCGGCACCGACGGGGAAGGGATGAAAGTCGATGAACTCGAAGCCCTGGTCAGCCGCAAAACCATCAAAGCCGTCTATATCGTGCCGACCTTCGGCAACCCCGGCGGCGTGACGCTCTCTGAAAACCGCCGCAAACAGCTGGTGGAGTTATCAAAACGCTACGATTTCGTGATTATCGAAGACGACCCGTACAGCGAGATCAACTACACCTCTGACGTGTTCCGCCCGCTGATGGCGCACGCCAAAGCGATTGGCAACGAAGAAAACGTCGTCTACACCTCGACCTTCTCCAAAATCCTCGCCCCGGGCACCCGCGTCGGCTGGCTGGTGGTCCCGGAGTGGCTGAAGCGGGCGGTGGTGAATCTGAAGCAAACCACCGATTTGCACACCAGCACCCTGTCGCAGCTGATGACTTTTGAGTATCTGCAAACCGGGCGTCTCGCCGGGCAGATCGCGCTGATCCGCGATGCCTATCGCCAGAAATATCAGACCTTTGCCACTGAGCTGGAAAACGAGCTGGGCGATGTGCTGACCTTCCACAAGCCGAAGGGCGGGATGTTCCTGTGGGCAAAATTCAACAACGGCCTCAACACCACCGAGTGGCTGGCGAAGACGCTGGCGAACGGCGTGGTGTTCGTGCCGGGCGAGTTCTTCTATTGCAGCAACCCGGACCATTCGACCCTGCGCATGTCCTTCGTGACGGCCACGGATGAGCAGCTGAAAGAGGCAGTTCGACGCCTGAAAATTTCGCTCTGA
- a CDS encoding DUF421 domain-containing protein yields the protein MEMVFRALAIYLILLVVFKVAGRRALLQMTSFDLILLLIISEATQQALLGNDFSVTGAMLTIVTLVVIDMLFGLMKKYLSGAETVLDGSPVILLENGMPLPDKLKKVDVSCDDILVAARQTQGIEEFSKIKYAILERNGHISIIPKEDQ from the coding sequence ATGGAGATGGTTTTCCGGGCACTGGCAATCTATCTGATCCTGCTGGTGGTGTTTAAAGTGGCGGGGCGTCGCGCGCTATTGCAGATGACCAGTTTCGATCTGATTTTACTGCTGATTATCAGTGAGGCGACTCAGCAGGCGCTGCTGGGAAATGATTTTTCGGTTACGGGCGCGATGCTGACCATTGTGACCCTGGTCGTCATTGATATGCTTTTTGGGCTGATGAAAAAGTACCTCTCCGGTGCCGAAACGGTCCTCGATGGCTCCCCGGTCATTTTGCTGGAAAACGGTATGCCGTTACCGGACAAACTGAAAAAGGTGGACGTCTCCTGCGACGATATTTTAGTCGCCGCGCGCCAGACGCAGGGTATCGAAGAGTTCAGCAAAATTAAGTACGCCATCCTCGAGCGCAACGGGCATATCTCAATCATTCCAAAAGAAGACCAGTAA
- a CDS encoding Ail/Lom family outer membrane beta-barrel protein: MNKISLAVLVAASLASGAALADNHTVSLGYAQSKVENFKNIRGVNAQYRYEWDSPLSVMGSFTYMSGDDDQRYYVASDSVKNHIDVKYYSLMAGPAYRINDYVSLYALGGVAHTKADGDSTWVNAGDGYTQKDSISEKSTSFAYGAGVQFNPTAELAINVGYEGTNADLQGDHSINGWNVGVGYRF, encoded by the coding sequence ATGAATAAAATATCTCTGGCGGTATTGGTGGCGGCAAGTCTGGCCAGCGGCGCAGCTCTGGCGGATAACCACACGGTTTCTCTTGGCTATGCGCAGAGCAAAGTTGAGAATTTTAAAAATATCCGCGGCGTTAACGCGCAATATCGCTACGAATGGGATTCTCCGCTCAGCGTCATGGGTTCTTTCACCTATATGAGCGGCGATGACGATCAGAGATATTATGTCGCTTCTGATTCGGTCAAAAATCATATCGACGTGAAATATTATTCATTGATGGCGGGTCCGGCTTATCGCATTAACGACTATGTGTCGTTATATGCCCTGGGCGGCGTGGCGCATACCAAAGCCGACGGGGATTCTACCTGGGTGAACGCGGGTGACGGGTACACGCAGAAAGACAGCATCTCAGAAAAATCGACCTCGTTTGCGTACGGTGCGGGCGTGCAGTTTAACCCGACCGCAGAACTGGCGATTAATGTCGGTTATGAGGGGACGAACGCGGATCTGCAGGGCGACCATTCGATTAATGGCTGGAATGTGGGCGTCGGGTATCGGTTCTAA
- a CDS encoding LysR family transcriptional regulator: protein MDKLRGMETFIAVVESGSFTQAAARLEMSAVMVGKYIALLEEQLGTRLLERNTRRQSLTDAGRVFYDEAKRVLEQVSIAESSVERLRAAPAGTLRISAPTSFGGCVIAPLTATFLQTWPEVRVELDLTNRMVDMVNEGFDLAIRIGDIRHEDLVAKYLCPYRMVICAAPAYLARHGTPQTPADLVDHLCLSHTVWTARNEWRLPGVEGEVRWKRDAILRCNDGYGLRTAAVAGAGLLLQPEVLVADELANGRLIRVLEPFTPEPRPVHLLWRQDLRPLPKLTYYIDHLLQGIRAV from the coding sequence ATGGATAAGCTTCGCGGCATGGAGACCTTTATCGCCGTGGTCGAGAGCGGCAGCTTTACGCAGGCGGCGGCGCGGCTGGAGATGTCGGCGGTGATGGTCGGAAAATACATTGCGCTGCTGGAGGAACAGCTTGGCACGCGTCTGCTGGAGCGCAACACCCGTCGTCAAAGCCTCACCGACGCCGGGCGGGTGTTTTACGACGAGGCAAAGCGGGTGCTGGAGCAGGTGTCGATTGCCGAAAGCTCGGTGGAACGCCTGCGCGCAGCCCCGGCCGGGACGCTGCGCATCAGCGCGCCGACCTCCTTTGGCGGCTGCGTGATCGCTCCGCTCACGGCGACCTTTTTACAGACCTGGCCGGAGGTGCGCGTCGAACTGGATCTGACCAATCGGATGGTGGACATGGTCAATGAGGGCTTCGATCTGGCGATCCGCATCGGCGATATTCGTCACGAGGATCTGGTGGCGAAATATCTGTGTCCGTATCGGATGGTGATCTGCGCGGCTCCGGCGTATCTGGCGCGCCACGGGACGCCGCAAACACCTGCCGATCTGGTCGATCATCTCTGTCTTTCCCACACGGTCTGGACCGCGCGCAACGAGTGGCGGCTGCCGGGCGTGGAAGGGGAGGTGCGCTGGAAACGCGATGCGATTTTGCGCTGTAACGACGGGTACGGATTACGCACCGCGGCGGTGGCCGGTGCGGGTTTGCTGTTGCAGCCGGAGGTGCTGGTGGCCGACGAGCTGGCGAATGGCAGGTTGATTCGGGTGCTGGAGCCTTTCACACCGGAACCGAGGCCGGTACATCTGTTGTGGCGGCAGGATTTACGCCCGTTGCCGAAATTGACGTATTACATAGATCATCTATTACAAGGCATACGTGCGGTTTAA
- a CDS encoding short chain dehydrogenase has product MEAHNLKESAMKIVIIGASGTVGRAVTEELSRKHEVIRVGRTQGDEQVDITSQASVQALFEKIGPVDAIVSASGGLHFGPLATMKDSDFDQGLQDKLLGQVRLALTGQHYLNEGGSITLISGIVAHEPIAQGVNATTVNAALEGFVRAAACELPRGIRINLISPTVLTESAEAYDGFFPGFESVPAATVALAYRRSVEGVQSGRVYKVGY; this is encoded by the coding sequence ATGGAGGCTCACAACCTGAAGGAGTCTGCTATGAAAATCGTCATTATTGGTGCCAGCGGCACGGTCGGCCGCGCCGTGACAGAAGAGTTGAGCCGTAAACACGAGGTGATCCGCGTCGGTCGCACGCAGGGTGATGAGCAGGTGGATATCACGTCGCAGGCCAGCGTGCAGGCGCTGTTCGAAAAAATCGGCCCGGTGGACGCGATTGTTTCTGCCAGCGGCGGGCTGCATTTTGGTCCGCTGGCGACCATGAAAGACAGCGATTTTGACCAGGGTTTGCAGGACAAACTGCTGGGACAGGTGCGCCTGGCGCTGACCGGTCAGCACTACCTGAATGAGGGCGGGTCGATAACTCTGATCAGCGGGATTGTCGCTCACGAGCCGATTGCCCAGGGGGTGAACGCGACCACGGTGAACGCCGCGCTGGAAGGCTTTGTCCGCGCTGCGGCCTGCGAACTGCCGCGCGGAATTCGTATCAACCTGATTAGCCCAACGGTGCTGACGGAATCCGCCGAAGCGTACGACGGATTTTTCCCCGGCTTTGAAAGCGTCCCTGCCGCCACCGTCGCGCTGGCCTACCGCCGCAGCGTGGAAGGCGTGCAGAGTGGTCGGGTTTATAAAGTCGGTTACTGA
- a CDS encoding class I SAM-dependent methyltransferase produces MAQNIYDNPAFFEGYAQLPRSVHGLDGAPEWPALKSMLPDLTGKSVIDLGCGYGWFCRSAREMGAAQVMGVDISEKMLARALELTTDAAITYQRSDLESLQLEENSLDLVYSSLALHYLPELDTLFSHVQRALKPGGSLVFSMEHPIYTCASRQGWLTDDNGARFWGVNQYQQEGQRVSNWLADGVIKYHRTLGTTLNALIKAGLTLREVNEWGPTQAQIDAWPALAEEAERPMLVLIAAVKPQ; encoded by the coding sequence ATGGCACAAAATATCTACGACAATCCGGCGTTTTTCGAGGGCTACGCCCAGCTCCCACGCTCGGTCCACGGCCTTGATGGCGCACCGGAATGGCCGGCGCTTAAATCCATGCTCCCCGATCTGACGGGAAAATCGGTCATCGATCTCGGCTGCGGTTACGGCTGGTTCTGCCGCAGCGCCCGCGAAATGGGCGCGGCACAGGTGATGGGCGTCGATATCTCCGAAAAAATGCTCGCCCGCGCGCTTGAACTCACCACCGATGCGGCCATCACCTACCAACGCAGCGATCTGGAATCTTTGCAACTCGAAGAAAACAGCCTCGACCTGGTCTACAGCTCGCTGGCGCTGCACTATCTCCCGGAACTCGACACGCTGTTCAGCCACGTTCAGCGCGCGCTCAAGCCCGGCGGTAGCCTGGTCTTTTCGATGGAACATCCGATCTACACCTGCGCCTCGCGCCAGGGCTGGCTGACGGATGACAACGGCGCGCGGTTCTGGGGCGTGAATCAGTATCAGCAGGAGGGGCAGCGCGTCAGCAACTGGCTGGCGGACGGGGTGATCAAATATCACCGCACGCTCGGCACCACGCTGAATGCGCTGATCAAAGCAGGTTTAACGCTTCGGGAAGTCAACGAGTGGGGCCCAACGCAGGCGCAGATTGACGCCTGGCCCGCGCTGGCAGAAGAGGCGGAGCGACCGATGCTGGTGCTGATCGCTGCCGTCAAACCTCAGTAA
- a CDS encoding amidohydrolase family protein, producing MKENKSRREFISQSGKMVTACALFGATGSVAYAAETANKTCETGKPMNITAKHYYLDNVLLEAGFNFDGDVATSTRTELKTLEIQDGKIVALRDNNSHADSTLPHYDAGGKLMLPAMRDMHIHLDKTFYGGPWRSLNRPAGTTIQDMIRLEQKLLPELQPYTQERAEKLIDLIQSKGSTIARSHCNIEPTSGLKNLENLQAVLARRKPGFDCEIVAFPQHGLLLSKSEPLMREAMQAGAQYVGGLDPTNVDGAMEKSLDTMFQIALDYDKGVDIHLHETSPAGVAALNYMVETVEKTPELKGKLTISHGFALATLNEQEVDAIATRMAAQQITIASTVPIGTLHMPLKQLRDKGVFVMTGTDSVIDHWSPYGLGDMLEKANLYAQLYIRPNEQTLSRALGIATGDVLPLNDKGERVWPKAQDAASFVLVDASCSAEAVARISPRTATFHNGNLVWGNVGG from the coding sequence ATGAAAGAGAATAAAAGCCGCCGGGAGTTTATCAGCCAGAGCGGTAAAATGGTCACTGCCTGCGCGCTGTTTGGCGCGACCGGTTCCGTCGCGTATGCTGCTGAGACAGCGAATAAAACCTGCGAGACGGGCAAACCGATGAACATCACCGCGAAACACTATTACCTCGACAACGTGCTGCTGGAGGCCGGGTTTAACTTCGACGGCGATGTCGCAACCAGCACCCGTACCGAGCTAAAAACCCTGGAAATTCAGGACGGCAAAATCGTCGCCCTGCGCGACAACAACAGCCACGCCGACAGCACGCTTCCGCACTACGATGCGGGCGGCAAGCTGATGCTTCCGGCGATGCGCGACATGCACATCCATCTGGATAAAACCTTCTACGGCGGCCCGTGGCGCTCGCTCAATCGCCCGGCGGGAACGACGATTCAGGACATGATTCGTCTCGAGCAAAAGCTGCTGCCGGAGCTGCAACCCTATACGCAGGAGCGCGCGGAAAAACTGATCGATCTGATCCAGTCCAAAGGCTCGACCATCGCCCGCAGCCACTGCAATATCGAGCCGACGTCGGGCCTGAAAAATCTGGAGAACCTGCAGGCGGTGCTGGCGCGGCGTAAACCCGGTTTTGACTGTGAAATCGTCGCTTTCCCGCAGCACGGTTTACTGCTGTCAAAATCTGAGCCGCTGATGCGCGAAGCGATGCAGGCCGGAGCGCAGTACGTCGGCGGGCTGGACCCGACCAACGTCGACGGCGCGATGGAAAAATCCCTCGACACCATGTTCCAGATCGCGCTGGATTACGATAAAGGCGTGGATATCCACCTGCACGAAACCAGCCCGGCGGGCGTGGCGGCGTTGAATTATATGGTCGAGACGGTCGAGAAAACCCCGGAACTGAAGGGCAAGCTGACCATCAGCCACGGCTTCGCGCTGGCGACGCTGAACGAGCAAGAGGTGGATGCCATCGCCACGCGCATGGCGGCGCAGCAGATCACCATTGCTTCGACGGTGCCGATTGGCACCCTGCATATGCCACTTAAGCAGCTGCGCGATAAAGGTGTGTTTGTGATGACGGGCACCGACAGCGTGATCGACCACTGGTCGCCGTACGGTCTGGGCGACATGCTGGAAAAAGCCAATCTCTACGCACAGCTCTACATCCGCCCGAACGAGCAGACCCTGTCGCGCGCGCTGGGGATCGCCACCGGCGACGTGCTGCCGCTGAACGACAAGGGCGAACGCGTGTGGCCGAAAGCGCAGGATGCCGCGAGCTTTGTGCTGGTGGACGCCTCCTGTTCCGCCGAAGCCGTGGCGCGCATCTCCCCGCGCACCGCGACGTTCCATAACGGGAACCTGGTGTGGGGTAACGTCGGGGGATAA
- a CDS encoding carbamate kinase family protein, which yields MKELMVVAIGGNSIIKDNASQSIEHQAQAVKAVAESVLEMLASDYDIVLTHGNGPQVGLDLRRAEIAHEREGLPLTPLANCVADTQGGIGYLIQQALNNRLAARGEQKAVTVVTQVEVDLQDPGFTHPTKPIGAFFSEAQRDELQLAHPDWHFVEDSGRGYRRVVASPQPVRIVEADAIKTLTQKGFVVIGAGGGGIPVIRTPEGDYQSVDAVIDKDLSTALLAREIQADVLVITTGVEKVCVHFGKPNQQALDTVNVAQMTRYMEEGHFPAGSMLPKIVASLAFLQQGGKRVIITSPDCLPAALRGETGTHIVNA from the coding sequence ATGAAAGAACTCATGGTCGTCGCCATCGGTGGCAACAGCATTATCAAAGACAACGCCAGCCAGTCGATTGAACACCAGGCGCAGGCGGTCAAAGCGGTCGCGGAATCGGTATTAGAGATGCTCGCCTCCGACTACGACATCGTCCTCACCCACGGCAACGGCCCGCAGGTCGGCCTCGATCTGCGTCGCGCGGAGATCGCCCACGAGCGCGAAGGTCTGCCCCTGACGCCGCTCGCCAACTGTGTCGCCGACACTCAGGGCGGGATCGGCTATCTGATCCAGCAGGCGCTGAACAATCGCCTCGCCGCGCGCGGTGAGCAAAAGGCGGTGACGGTGGTCACCCAGGTGGAAGTCGATCTACAGGATCCCGGTTTTACCCATCCCACCAAACCCATCGGCGCCTTTTTCAGTGAAGCCCAGCGCGACGAGCTGCAGCTCGCTCATCCGGACTGGCACTTTGTGGAAGATTCCGGGCGCGGCTACCGTCGCGTGGTCGCCTCGCCGCAGCCGGTGCGCATCGTCGAAGCCGACGCCATCAAAACCCTGACGCAAAAAGGCTTTGTGGTGATCGGTGCCGGTGGCGGCGGGATTCCGGTGATCCGCACGCCAGAAGGGGATTATCAGAGCGTCGACGCGGTGATTGATAAAGATCTCTCCACCGCGCTGCTGGCGCGCGAGATCCAAGCCGACGTGCTGGTGATCACCACCGGCGTGGAGAAAGTGTGCGTTCACTTTGGCAAGCCGAATCAGCAGGCGCTCGACACCGTCAACGTGGCGCAAATGACGCGCTACATGGAAGAGGGCCATTTCCCGGCGGGCAGCATGCTGCCGAAAATTGTCGCCAGCCTGGCGTTCCTGCAACAGGGCGGCAAACGGGTCATTATCACCTCGCCAGACTGCCTGCCTGCGGCGCTGCGCGGTGAGACCGGCACCCACATCGTGAATGCGTAA
- a CDS encoding xanthine permease, protein MKSMKLEWKRGDWAAYFGLMTNNLTNLLTMMGLLIFVVGIPKEIVYGRIAPAFGLAVLVASICYAWFGLQMQRDTGRSDVTALPSGPSAPSIFTVTFLVLMPVYQQTGDADFAIQIGLVWCFVEAMILAGGSFLGETIRKMIPRTVLLSCLSGLGLLLLAMNPMLQAFEAPTVSFIVLLLIFINWFGKKPIFARIPTGLLLLIAGTALAWISGLQSPEAIKASMSSFGFNPPSVHVDSFMQGLPHALPYLASAVPLGLANYIFDLENIESAHAAGDEYPTRKVMLANGLASMLGCLMGNPFPVTVYVGHAGWKAMGASIGYTLASGVTMFIVPLFGLGAFMLAIIPMTAIVPILVFIGVVTANQVVRETPKVEVPVIFICLFPWIANWALTMMNSVMGAAGTNAAKIGTDVLHSKGIYYEGLVHLGNGAPLASMLWGCIAIFAIINKPLRGAIAAAVGALLAMFGVIHAPVVGFAEGSSLMFVTAYLMMSGMFVVKHVLDSREVTRAAAPVSES, encoded by the coding sequence ATGAAAAGCATGAAACTGGAGTGGAAAAGAGGTGACTGGGCGGCCTATTTCGGGCTCATGACCAATAACCTGACTAACCTGTTGACCATGATGGGACTGCTCATTTTTGTCGTCGGCATCCCGAAAGAGATTGTTTATGGACGCATCGCGCCAGCCTTCGGGCTGGCGGTACTGGTCGCCAGCATCTGCTACGCGTGGTTTGGCCTGCAGATGCAGCGCGACACCGGGCGCAGTGATGTGACGGCGCTGCCGTCCGGCCCGAGCGCCCCGTCCATTTTCACGGTGACGTTCCTGGTGCTGATGCCGGTTTACCAGCAGACCGGCGACGCGGATTTTGCCATCCAGATTGGTCTGGTGTGGTGCTTCGTGGAAGCGATGATTCTGGCGGGCGGCTCGTTCCTCGGTGAAACCATCCGCAAGATGATCCCGCGTACCGTGCTGCTGTCGTGCCTGTCCGGTCTGGGCCTGCTGCTGCTGGCGATGAACCCGATGCTGCAGGCGTTCGAAGCGCCGACGGTCTCCTTCATCGTGCTGCTGCTGATCTTCATCAACTGGTTCGGTAAAAAGCCGATCTTCGCCCGCATCCCGACCGGTCTGTTGCTGCTGATCGCCGGGACCGCGCTGGCGTGGATCTCCGGTCTGCAAAGCCCGGAAGCGATCAAAGCGTCCATGTCCTCGTTCGGCTTTAACCCGCCGTCAGTCCACGTTGACAGTTTCATGCAAGGTTTACCGCACGCTCTGCCGTATCTGGCGTCGGCGGTTCCGCTGGGTCTGGCGAACTACATCTTTGACCTCGAAAACATCGAAAGCGCCCACGCGGCAGGGGACGAATACCCGACCCGCAAAGTGATGCTGGCGAACGGTCTGGCCTCCATGCTCGGCTGCCTGATGGGCAACCCGTTCCCGGTGACGGTCTACGTCGGCCACGCGGGCTGGAAAGCGATGGGCGCGAGCATCGGCTATACCCTGGCGTCGGGCGTGACTATGTTCATCGTGCCGCTGTTCGGGCTGGGGGCCTTTATGCTCGCCATCATTCCGATGACCGCCATCGTGCCGATTCTGGTGTTTATCGGCGTGGTCACCGCCAACCAGGTGGTGAGGGAAACGCCCAAAGTGGAGGTGCCCGTCATCTTCATCTGCCTGTTCCCGTGGATCGCCAACTGGGCGCTGACCATGATGAACAGCGTGATGGGGGCGGCGGGAACGAATGCGGCGAAGATTGGCACCGACGTGCTGCACAGTAAAGGCATCTACTACGAAGGGCTGGTGCATCTGGGCAACGGCGCACCGCTCGCCAGCATGCTCTGGGGCTGTATCGCTATCTTCGCCATCATCAATAAACCGCTGCGCGGAGCGATTGCTGCAGCAGTGGGCGCACTGTTGGCGATGTTCGGTGTCATCCACGCCCCGGTAGTCGGTTTCGCCGAAGGGAGTTCGCTGATGTTTGTGACGGCGTACCTGATGATGAGCGGGATGTTTGTGGTGAAACACGTGCTGGATAGCCGCGAAGTGACGCGGGCGGCAGCGCCGGTTTCAGAGTCCTGA
- a CDS encoding DUF1116 domain-containing protein codes for MKTLFNQPLNVINVGIALFSDDLKKQHVPVTQLDWTPPGQGNLQVVEALDQLAHSTLADKIAAANQQALERIIQSHPVLVGFDQAINVVPGMTRTTILHAGPPVAWENMCGAMRGAVTGALVFEGLASDLEDAERLAASGEITFSPCHEHDCVGSMAGITSASMFMHIVENKTYGNRAFTNLSEQMAKILRMGANDQSVIDRLNWMRDVLGPMLRDAMKIIGEIDLRLMLAQALHMGDECHNRNNAGTTLLIQALTPGLIQAGYPVEQQRQVFEFVASSDYFSGPTWMAMCKAALDAAHGIEYSTVVTTMARNGFEFGLRISGLPGQWFTGPAQQVIGPMFAGYKPEDSGLDIGDSAITETYGIGGFAMATAPAIVALVGGTVDEAIDFSRQMREITLGENPNVTIPLLSFMGIPTAIDITRVAASGILPVINTAIAHKDAGIGMIGAGIVHPPFSCFEKALLTFRDRYFL; via the coding sequence ATGAAAACCTTATTTAACCAGCCGCTGAACGTCATCAACGTCGGCATCGCCCTGTTCAGCGACGACCTGAAAAAACAGCACGTGCCGGTCACGCAGCTCGACTGGACGCCGCCGGGGCAGGGCAATCTGCAGGTGGTCGAAGCATTGGATCAACTGGCGCACTCCACGCTCGCCGACAAAATCGCCGCCGCCAACCAACAGGCGCTGGAGCGCATTATCCAGTCTCATCCGGTGCTGGTGGGCTTCGACCAGGCCATTAACGTGGTGCCAGGCATGACCCGCACCACCATCCTGCATGCCGGGCCGCCGGTCGCGTGGGAAAACATGTGCGGTGCGATGCGCGGTGCGGTAACGGGCGCGCTGGTGTTTGAAGGGCTGGCGAGCGATCTGGAAGACGCGGAACGCCTCGCTGCATCCGGCGAAATCACCTTCTCGCCGTGCCACGAACATGACTGCGTCGGCTCGATGGCGGGCATCACCTCGGCGTCGATGTTTATGCACATCGTCGAGAACAAAACCTACGGCAACCGGGCGTTCACCAACCTCAGCGAGCAGATGGCGAAGATCCTGCGCATGGGCGCTAACGACCAGAGCGTGATCGATCGTCTGAACTGGATGCGCGATGTGCTCGGCCCGATGCTGCGCGATGCGATGAAAATCATCGGCGAAATCGATCTGCGCCTGATGCTGGCCCAGGCCCTGCACATGGGCGACGAGTGCCACAACCGCAACAACGCGGGCACCACGCTGCTGATCCAGGCTCTGACGCCGGGCCTGATTCAGGCCGGTTATCCGGTGGAGCAGCAGCGTCAGGTGTTCGAGTTTGTGGCGAGCAGCGACTACTTCTCCGGCCCGACGTGGATGGCGATGTGCAAAGCCGCGCTCGATGCCGCGCACGGGATCGAGTACAGCACCGTCGTCACCACCATGGCGCGCAACGGTTTTGAGTTTGGTCTGCGCATCTCCGGCCTGCCGGGGCAGTGGTTTACCGGCCCGGCGCAGCAGGTGATTGGCCCGATGTTTGCGGGCTACAAGCCGGAAGACTCCGGTCTGGATATCGGCGACAGCGCCATCACCGAAACCTACGGCATCGGCGGGTTTGCGATGGCGACGGCTCCGGCGATTGTGGCGCTGGTGGGCGGCACGGTGGACGAAGCCATCGACTTCTCGCGCCAGATGCGTGAAATCACCCTCGGCGAAAACCCGAACGTCACCATTCCGCTGCTCTCGTTTATGGGCATTCCGACGGCGATTGATATCACCAGAGTCGCTGCCAGCGGCATTCTGCCGGTGATCAACACCGCCATTGCCCACAAAGACGCCGGGATCGGCATGATTGGGGCGGGCATCGTTCACCCGCCATTTAGCTGTTTTGAAAAGGCGCTGTTGACCTTCCGCGATCGCTACTTTTTATAA